One window of Drosophila busckii strain San Diego stock center, stock number 13000-0081.31 chromosome 3L, ASM1175060v1, whole genome shotgun sequence genomic DNA carries:
- the LOC108600902 gene encoding uncharacterized protein LOC108600902, translating to MDKIKLKVIGVLRERDGGTNVNRSSTGISTAGGIVGSHQVGSLGVAVTIGVTGQDNGNANGSSDNNHLNGHAPNNDAAASASNETGAVAGVGAVNGNGTTGASGAARTSVLSRPQTSKISALDLAGILNTRRRLEWTKEWLRKNQAEFLSKENLLNELQSRKDECYHLNYFLAITESQFRHLVQKLEPIISQYAPQRKKKSFSAEERLAITLKYLATGEVHSCRNYCFRASKFVINEMIANICLGFYEHLKDQYVTLPKTDEQWLACATDMERKHQLPMCVGNLFMRSIQLQHTANNTDERKRANGGNSNSNSISAAANSGTGIIFTAIVDADNNFQHVQVEHATHSTRATELYTQSTARLAIEQKLHTLKSQTEQRKGGGGGFYLAADAVLPSSSYVVSTRNMPKDTATYAALEQINAHADQTMRILCNMFPILAQPLRVSEKHIGEVVLGCVALYNFLRKTDTSFRRNSDSIVQQRAGLEQPQPAYVDSEDIDDDCIMLATEEELRERAEFTPSVGLTSCFQSLHAQSGDTPEGHAKRDWLLQLQQQQQQQQQQQQQQQLQQQQQQLSSQQQPFVNGGLY from the exons CTTGGGCGTGGCCGTCACTATTGGGGTCACAGGGCAggacaatggcaatgccaacggcagcagcgacaataATCATCTGAATGGCCACGCCCCGAACAACGATGCTGCGGCGAGTGCGTCAAATGAAACTGGTGCAGTCGCTGGCGTGGGCGCTGTCAATGGCAACGGCACAACGGGCGCTAGCGGAGCAGCACGCACCTCGGTGCTGTCACGGCCGCAGACTTCCAAAATCAGCGCACTGGATTTGGCGGGCATATTGAATACGCGTCGCCGCCTGGAATGGACCAAGGAATGGCTGCGCAAGAACCAAGCGGAATTCCTAAGCAAAGAGAATCTATTGAATGAGCTGCAGTCGCGCAAGGATGAGTGCTACCATTTGAATTACTTCCTAGCCATAACGGAGAGTCAGTTTCGGCATCTGGTGCAGAAGCTGGAGCCGATTATAAGTCAATATGCGCCGCAGCGCAAAAAGAAATCGTTTAGCGCCGAGGAGAGATTGGCCATAACGCTCAAGTATTTGGCAACGG GTGAAGTGCATTCTTGTCGTAACTACTGCTTCCGTGCCTCGAAATTTGTGATAAACGAAATGATTGCCAATATCTGTTTGGGCTTCTACGAGCATCTCAAGGACCAATACGTGACACTACCAAAGACTGATGAACAGTGGCTCGCCTGCGCCACCGATATGGAGCGCAAACACCAACTGCCCATGTGCGTGGGCAATCTATTTATGCGCAGCATACAACTCCAGCATACGGCCAACAATACGGATGAACGCAAGCGTGCCAAtggcggcaacagcaattcCAATTCAATTTCTGCTGCCGCAAACAGTGGAACGGGCATTATCTTCACAGCCATCGTTGATGCCGACAACAACTTCCAGCATGTGCAGGTGGagcatgccacacacagcacacGCGCCACAGAGCTCTACACACAGTCCACTGCCAGGCTGGCCATCGAGCAGAAGCTGCACACGCTCAAGTCACAGACGGAGCAGCGCaagggcggcggcggcggcttctATCTAGCGGCAGATGCAgtgctgcccagcagcagctacgtgGTCAGCACGCGGAATATGCCCAAGGATACGGCTACCTATGCAGCGCTGGAGCAAATCAATGCGCATGCGGATCAAACAATGCGCATTCTATGCAACATGTTTCCCATTTTGGCGCAACCGCTGCGTGTGAGTGAAAAGCACATTGGCGAGGTCGTGCTCGGCTGTGTGGCGCTCTACAATTTTCTGCGCAAGACGGACACATCGTTTCGTAGGAATAGCGACAGCATAGTGCAGCAACGTGCTGGTCtggagcagccacagccagctTATGTGGATAGCGAGGATATTGATGATGATTGCATTATGCTCGCCACGGAGGAAGAGTTGCGTGAACGTGCCGAGTTTACGCCAAGTGTGGGCTTAACCAGCTGCTTTCAAAGCTTGCACGCGCAGTCGGGTGACACGCCCGAGGGACATGCCAAACGGgattggctgctgcagctacagcaacagcagcagcagcaacaacaacaacagcagcagcagcagctacaacaacaacagcaacagttgtcgtcgcagcagcaaccattTGTCAATGGGGGTTTATATtag